In a genomic window of Drosophila takahashii strain IR98-3 E-12201 chromosome 3L, DtakHiC1v2, whole genome shotgun sequence:
- the LOC108062182 gene encoding uncharacterized protein, giving the protein MEITVPPEDSHWSLRFVDIWKPFPKEKLANATYKVIRFFYPPFAVEAVDVTHVVSDPELNGFNVALLLGFPLFLACIGYGVYTFMLKVNHLVREPPAQLDELEDRMRAKYGPEYKQGIWKRSDILDPLLESRNPSEPAVQSQHDRESESTNVFVEAHWLPESIENFIESSKESSKASVTFSEKVKCRLYEGSSQMDFHSDLVGQIKNTVKERSGLKRRGEKTLP; this is encoded by the exons ATGGAGATAACTGTACCGCCGGAGGACTCGCACTGGTCCTTGAGGTTCGTGGACATTTGGAAGCCCTTCCCGAAGGAGAAGTTGGCCAATGCCACTTACAAGGTAATCCGCTTCTTCTATCCCCCCTTTGCCGTGGAAGCCGTTGATGTCACCCACGTGGTCAGCGATCCCGAGCTGAACGGTTTTAACGTGGCCCTGCTTCTGGGCTTTCCTTTGTTCCTGGCCTGCATTGGTTATGGTGTCTATACATTTATGCTGAAGGTG AATCACTTGGTTCGAGAGCCGCCAGCGCAATTGGACGAGCTTGAAGACCGCATGAGGGCCAAGTACGGGCCGGAATACAAGCAGGGGATCTGGAAGCGAAGTGACATTCTCGATCCCCTCCTGGAATCGAGGAACCCATCCGAACCGGCTGTTCAGAGCCAGCACGACCGGGAAAGCGAGTCCACTAACGTCTTTGTAGAGGCCCACTGGCTACCAGAATCCATCGAAAACTTTATCGAAAGCTCAAAGGAGAGTAGCAAGGCGAGTGTCACTTTCAGCGAGAAGGTCAAGTGCCGTCTATACGAGGGCAGCAGTCAGATGGATTTCCACTCGGATCTCGTTGGGCAAATCAAGAATACGGTCAAAGAACGTTCCGGCTTGAAGCGCAGAGGCGAGAAGACTTTGCCAtaa